Proteins found in one Gemmatimonadota bacterium genomic segment:
- a CDS encoding acetate--CoA ligase family protein: MPLDASTLAPNAREDLSALLAPRSVAVIGASRRESNMGRQILYNLIHYGFTGSVYPVNPHAPSICSVKAYPHIGDLPERADLAVIVVPKEQVLTTVEECGVAKVKGLIVISAGFREVGGEGVGRESKLMEIVQRYGMRMIGPNCMGVVNADPAISMNATFAPTMPPFGHAAFVSQSGALGLSVLDYAREYGIGISQFVSIGNKPDVSSNDLLERWETDPSVKVILMYVENFGNPRHFLEIASRITKTKPIIVVKSGRSRAGARAASSHTGALAANDTAVDAMLAQAGVLRASSVEDLFDLAMGFGVSALPRSRRTAVLTNAGGPGILAADAMETHGLELVELSPATVERLRPLFPPEASIRNPLDMIASATPEGYKAALTAFLADPAIDAVVPIFVPPFGVKQEDVCEAIVSAAAEVPSKPMLAVLMGREGLPQGRAELHEAGIPAYIFPESAARALNSLNRQREWAERAPALVTARTVDRAAAEVILAGARAAQREQLTQVESIALLRAYGMPVAETRFVATEAELGAAGSAVGYPLAMKLASSDITHKTDVGGVMLGIADSAQLAAAYTRMMTTVRAKAPKATIDGVVLQRMVTGGCETIAGIARDSNFGPQLMFGLGGVFVEALQDVVFRIAPVDEVQALDMMHGIRGARLLDGVRGAPPVSKDAIAEVLVRLGQMAMAHPEIAELDINPLLAFPDGAIAVDARVRVTFG; this comes from the coding sequence ATGCCGCTCGATGCTTCGACCCTCGCGCCCAATGCGCGCGAAGATCTCAGTGCGTTGCTCGCCCCCCGTTCCGTTGCCGTGATTGGTGCCTCGCGCCGCGAGAGCAATATGGGGCGGCAGATTCTGTACAATCTCATCCATTATGGATTCACGGGATCAGTGTATCCGGTGAATCCGCACGCGCCTTCCATTTGCTCGGTGAAGGCGTACCCGCACATTGGCGACCTCCCGGAGCGCGCCGATCTTGCGGTGATTGTGGTGCCAAAGGAACAGGTACTCACGACCGTTGAGGAATGCGGCGTGGCCAAGGTGAAGGGGCTGATTGTGATTTCGGCTGGCTTTCGCGAGGTGGGCGGCGAAGGCGTGGGGCGTGAGTCGAAGTTGATGGAGATTGTGCAGCGCTACGGCATGCGGATGATTGGGCCGAACTGCATGGGGGTGGTGAACGCCGACCCCGCCATTTCGATGAACGCAACCTTTGCGCCGACAATGCCGCCCTTTGGGCACGCGGCCTTTGTGAGTCAGTCGGGGGCACTGGGATTGAGTGTGCTCGACTATGCGCGCGAATATGGCATTGGTATTTCACAATTTGTGTCGATTGGCAATAAGCCCGACGTGAGCAGCAACGATCTGCTCGAACGGTGGGAGACGGATCCGTCGGTGAAGGTGATTTTGATGTACGTGGAGAACTTTGGAAATCCGCGGCACTTTTTGGAGATTGCGTCGCGCATCACCAAGACCAAGCCAATTATTGTGGTGAAGTCGGGGCGGTCACGCGCGGGCGCGCGGGCGGCTTCGTCGCACACGGGCGCTTTGGCGGCGAACGACACCGCGGTGGACGCGATGCTCGCGCAGGCAGGCGTGCTGCGGGCGAGTTCGGTGGAAGATCTCTTCGACTTGGCGATGGGCTTTGGGGTGAGTGCGTTGCCGCGTTCGCGTCGCACGGCGGTGCTCACCAATGCGGGGGGCCCTGGCATTCTCGCAGCGGATGCGATGGAGACGCACGGGCTCGAGTTAGTGGAGCTCTCGCCGGCCACCGTTGAACGTTTGCGGCCGCTCTTTCCGCCGGAAGCTTCTATTCGCAATCCGCTCGATATGATTGCCTCGGCCACACCGGAAGGGTACAAGGCGGCGCTCACCGCATTCTTGGCTGATCCGGCGATTGACGCCGTGGTGCCGATCTTTGTGCCGCCCTTTGGCGTGAAGCAAGAAGATGTGTGTGAAGCCATTGTGAGCGCGGCGGCGGAAGTGCCGAGCAAGCCGATGCTCGCGGTGTTGATGGGACGCGAGGGATTACCGCAGGGGCGCGCCGAGCTGCACGAGGCGGGCATTCCGGCGTACATCTTTCCGGAATCGGCGGCGCGTGCGCTGAATTCGCTCAACCGTCAGCGCGAATGGGCTGAGCGTGCACCGGCGCTGGTGACGGCGCGCACGGTGGACCGCGCGGCGGCGGAGGTGATTCTTGCGGGAGCGCGTGCGGCACAGCGCGAGCAGCTCACGCAGGTGGAATCGATTGCGCTGTTGCGCGCGTACGGGATGCCGGTGGCGGAGACGCGCTTTGTGGCGACTGAGGCGGAACTCGGCGCCGCAGGCTCGGCGGTTGGGTATCCGCTTGCGATGAAGCTCGCTTCCTCCGACATCACGCACAAAACCGACGTGGGCGGCGTGATGCTCGGCATTGCCGACAGCGCGCAACTCGCCGCTGCGTACACGCGCATGATGACGACGGTGCGGGCCAAGGCGCCAAAGGCAACGATTGATGGCGTAGTGCTGCAGCGCATGGTGACGGGTGGCTGCGAGACCATTGCCGGTATTGCGCGGGATTCGAACTTCGGCCCGCAACTGATGTTTGGTCTGGGCGGCGTGTTCGTAGAGGCGCTGCAGGACGTGGTGTTCCGCATTGCGCCGGTGGATGAAGTACAAGCACTCGATATGATGCATGGTATTCGCGGCGCGCGATTGCTCGACGGCGTACGCGGCGCACCGCCGGTGTCGAAGGATGCAATCGCCGAGGTGTTGGTACGGCTTGGCCAAATGGCGATGGCACATCCGGAGATTGCAGAGCTCGACATCAATCCGTTGCTCGCATTTCCGGATGGTGCGATTGCGGTGGATGCGCGAGTGCGGGTGACGTTCGGCTGA
- the rocF gene encoding arginase: protein MSFIRIIGVPMDLGASRRGVDMGPFAVRYTDLRERLVQIGHTVDDIGNVPVPFREDAERGAQRGARYLGAITEVCRTVAAHTQQAVAEGKVPLVLGGDHALAAGSVAGAAAHFAASNQRIGLIWLDAHGDLNTPSSSRSGNVHGMPLAHLLGHGDSALASVAGVRPAVRPENVALVGIRDLDEPEREHIDKWKLRTMTMRAIDERGVRSVMEEAIAVASDGTAGIWVSFDLDCVGPEAAPGVGTAVPGGMTYREAHLAMEMLADTKKIIGVDLVEVNPVLDEHNRTAAVGAELLLSALGKRIL from the coding sequence ATGAGCTTCATACGCATTATTGGCGTGCCGATGGACCTGGGCGCCTCACGCCGCGGCGTGGATATGGGTCCCTTTGCCGTGCGCTATACCGACCTGCGTGAACGGCTCGTGCAGATTGGCCACACGGTGGATGACATCGGGAACGTTCCGGTGCCCTTTCGGGAAGATGCCGAACGTGGCGCACAGCGCGGTGCTCGGTATTTGGGCGCCATCACGGAAGTCTGCCGCACGGTAGCGGCTCACACGCAGCAGGCCGTTGCCGAAGGCAAAGTGCCGTTGGTGCTCGGCGGCGATCACGCTTTAGCGGCTGGCTCAGTGGCTGGCGCAGCGGCTCACTTTGCAGCTTCTAATCAACGAATTGGATTGATCTGGCTCGACGCGCACGGTGATCTGAACACGCCGAGCTCGTCGCGTTCGGGAAATGTGCACGGTATGCCGCTGGCGCATTTACTTGGCCATGGCGACAGCGCGCTCGCGTCAGTGGCCGGTGTGCGCCCCGCGGTGCGACCGGAGAATGTGGCGCTCGTGGGTATTCGCGATCTCGACGAACCGGAGCGCGAGCATATAGACAAATGGAAACTTCGCACCATGACCATGCGCGCAATTGACGAACGCGGCGTGCGGAGCGTGATGGAAGAAGCCATTGCGGTGGCATCCGACGGGACCGCGGGGATTTGGGTGTCGTTCGACCTGGATTGCGTCGGACCAGAAGCGGCCCCCGGGGTAGGTACTGCGGTGCCGGGCGGCATGACGTATCGGGAAGCGCATCTCGCCATGGAAATGCTTGCCGATACGAAAAAGATTATTGGCGTGGATCTCGTGGAAGTGAACCCGGTGCTCGACGAGCACAATCGCACCGCCGCTGTAGGCGCCGAACTACTGCTTAGCGCGCTCGGCAAGCGCATTCTCTGA
- a CDS encoding CocE/NonD family hydrolase, which produces MKTPLHRAACAALVLACAGTLGCASHTLTGDWDAYVALGSAPGDGFEGWRRMGFAHFAGHDSGFAGSIRRRTGEVMLDVTSIVAKNDSITLSDAGKNALRAAWHGDTLTGVLLSDGKAAGRRFRLVRRSTPFTVEQQYALWPGAVSDSTFAVTEDTAVFMKTRDGAKLVSYVARPVGPGPFGVVMQRTPYTRILHSAGRWWAARGYIFVAQHVRGRDISDGTAFGDYDTDVRDGYDAVEWAAKLPGANGKVGMIGHSDEGRLAWYAAVSTPPHLAALAPSAATGDPWRIVPYEDMVFSPINVAWACLMRARTLQRTDDLDIGTAMMHLPLSDLPQKLGCGQVPLWDRWLAHPTLDAYWRAHAVTTNIAKVKAPVLQISGWYDDSRGPIDYTNALLQVPNHPFIRLVMGPGAHKGVDYVAGEFGPQSRVETRRLQLRWFDHYLLGRDNGVDREPPVDIFVFGDNSWRKEAAWPLARAVPTKWYLSSNGSANTSAGNGVLDTLPPTGAAADTFTYDPAKPTPFLIDSRELETSLNEDFTALNASRRDALVFTSKPLAKPLEVTGQLSATLWAASDAKDTDWNVMLLDVFPDGHAERVQDGVARARFRKGYDHEVALTPGQVEQYEIDVWFTSRVFTAGHRLRVSISSALFPKYDRNLNTGHNNETDSTWVVAHQRIVHDATHPSHITLPTIPR; this is translated from the coding sequence ATGAAAACACCTCTTCATCGCGCCGCATGCGCCGCCCTCGTGCTCGCATGCGCCGGAACACTCGGATGCGCATCGCACACGCTCACCGGCGATTGGGACGCGTACGTCGCGCTCGGTTCGGCGCCTGGCGACGGCTTCGAAGGGTGGCGCCGAATGGGCTTCGCGCATTTTGCGGGGCACGATTCCGGCTTCGCCGGGTCCATCCGTCGGCGAACCGGAGAGGTGATGCTCGATGTCACCAGCATTGTGGCGAAGAACGATTCGATCACGCTGAGCGACGCGGGAAAGAATGCCCTGCGCGCCGCGTGGCACGGCGATACTCTCACAGGCGTGCTGCTCTCCGACGGTAAAGCCGCGGGTCGCCGCTTCCGCCTCGTGCGCCGTTCCACCCCGTTCACCGTCGAGCAGCAGTACGCCCTTTGGCCCGGCGCCGTCTCTGACTCCACCTTCGCCGTGACCGAAGACACCGCAGTGTTCATGAAAACACGCGACGGCGCCAAGCTCGTGAGTTACGTGGCACGCCCCGTCGGCCCCGGTCCCTTTGGCGTGGTGATGCAACGCACACCATACACGCGCATCCTCCACTCGGCGGGGCGCTGGTGGGCGGCACGCGGCTACATCTTCGTCGCTCAACACGTGCGCGGCCGCGACATCTCCGACGGCACAGCCTTCGGCGACTACGACACCGACGTACGCGATGGCTACGATGCCGTCGAGTGGGCCGCCAAACTTCCGGGCGCCAACGGCAAGGTCGGCATGATCGGCCACTCCGACGAAGGACGCCTCGCTTGGTACGCCGCCGTGAGCACGCCACCGCATCTCGCCGCGCTCGCACCGTCCGCTGCGACCGGTGACCCATGGCGTATCGTCCCCTACGAAGACATGGTCTTCTCGCCCATCAACGTCGCCTGGGCCTGCCTCATGCGCGCGCGCACCCTGCAGCGCACCGACGATCTCGACATCGGCACGGCGATGATGCACCTCCCACTCAGCGACCTGCCGCAAAAACTCGGCTGCGGCCAAGTGCCGCTCTGGGATCGCTGGCTCGCGCACCCCACCCTCGACGCGTACTGGCGCGCACACGCCGTCACTACAAATATCGCAAAGGTGAAAGCCCCAGTCCTGCAGATCTCCGGCTGGTACGACGACTCGCGCGGCCCCATCGACTACACGAACGCGCTGCTGCAGGTGCCGAACCATCCGTTCATCCGGCTTGTGATGGGCCCCGGGGCGCACAAAGGGGTCGACTACGTGGCAGGCGAGTTCGGCCCACAGTCACGCGTTGAGACGCGCCGCCTCCAGCTCCGCTGGTTCGATCACTACCTACTCGGCCGCGACAACGGAGTCGACCGCGAACCGCCGGTAGATATTTTCGTTTTCGGCGACAACAGCTGGCGCAAAGAAGCCGCGTGGCCGCTCGCACGCGCCGTGCCCACCAAGTGGTACCTCTCGTCAAACGGCAGCGCGAACACCAGCGCCGGCAACGGCGTGCTCGACACGCTTCCCCCCACGGGTGCTGCCGCAGACACCTTCACCTACGATCCCGCCAAGCCGACGCCATTCCTCATCGACTCGCGCGAGCTCGAGACGTCGCTCAATGAAGACTTCACAGCGCTCAATGCCTCGCGGCGCGATGCGCTGGTGTTTACCTCAAAGCCGCTCGCGAAACCCCTCGAGGTGACCGGCCAGCTCTCTGCCACACTCTGGGCCGCGAGCGACGCCAAAGACACCGACTGGAACGTGATGCTTCTGGACGTTTTTCCGGACGGCCACGCCGAGCGCGTGCAAGATGGCGTGGCGCGCGCGCGTTTCAGAAAGGGGTACGATCACGAGGTTGCGCTCACGCCGGGGCAGGTGGAGCAGTACGAGATTGACGTCTGGTTCACGTCGCGCGTCTTCACCGCCGGTCATCGGCTACGCGTGAGCATATCGTCGGCGCTCTTCCCGAAATATGACCGAAATCTGAATACCGGTCATAACAACGAAACGGACTCGACCTGGGTCGTCGCGCACCAGCGCATCGTGCACGACGCCACGCATCCCTCGCACATCACGCTGCCTACTATCCCACGCTAA
- a CDS encoding prolyl oligopeptidase family serine peptidase: protein MRYSHSLARRALALLVMPALAFTAPLAAQNAPAKSDAKRAIVLADYGKWARITSSAISSDGAWMSVVTTPNDGDATLVVKQLAGDKSYTVSLGAAAAGGGGGGGGGGGGGGAAPLFSDDAHWVAYVVNPPDRTGAAGAGAGGGRGGRGGAPATPAPGGRGAANGAAAAGAARHLELLNLATGEKINFANPATFRFSKGSKILAVRLNKADPAAKHNGADLLLRDLAAGTTRNIGNVNAYEFNEAGAFVAYTVDATDKQGNGIYLLNLATGESKAMHSATADYDQLAWNDDGTALSVLRGEKKSDMKQKDNVILAWRGVTGASPTTLEYDPAKDAAFPKEHVVSEFTAPRWSKDGSRLFFGIKEQEKEVTAADSLKANVDVWHWKDAEIQSVQIVRVQQERRATYPATLLVAGNKFVRLGDEAMRTVANTPNGKWGLGRLDAPYRGEVQWGGNKADLMRVNVETGERTLIDKGLTRTYGTSPDSKWFLYIKDKHLKAFNLETAKSVDIDAIAGGKSFIDTDDDHPYEKPIWGVGGWVKDGSVLLYDKYDIWQANPESGKVTNLTNGIGKAQNIQFRVVRLTGGRGGRGGRGGGGGAGAEDEEGLDLAKPLTLSAYGEWTKKSGYWTVSAGKAPTPLIWADKSIAGAQKAENADRVLFTQQTFTEFPDLWTSSTDFANAKKVTDVNPQLSEFAWGKRILVDYTNSKGKKLQATVTLPANYEPGKKYPTLVYFYEMLSNTHHNFSQPVYDDRPHFSAYASNGYLVVQPDIVYETGKPGSSAFDCVTAAVKKVIAMGLADPKHIGLQGHSWGGYETSFILTQTDMFATVVTGAPPANLVSMYDQLYKQTGTVNHGIFEIGQVRMGDGNTPWTARELYESQSPVHNVRNIKTPFLILQGTDDGAVDWLQGVEWYNAARRWGKEVVFLSYPGEPHHLAKKENQKDFQLRMKQWFDHYLMGKPAAKWMTDGVPQTKKGGPLQ from the coding sequence ATGCGCTATTCCCATTCCCTCGCGCGCCGCGCCTTGGCGCTTCTTGTTATGCCGGCGCTGGCATTCACCGCGCCGCTGGCCGCGCAGAACGCGCCCGCCAAGTCCGACGCGAAGCGCGCCATTGTGCTGGCCGACTACGGCAAGTGGGCGCGCATCACGAGTTCCGCTATCTCGTCTGATGGCGCGTGGATGAGTGTTGTCACGACGCCAAACGATGGCGACGCCACGCTCGTCGTCAAGCAACTCGCGGGCGATAAGAGCTACACGGTGAGTCTCGGTGCGGCCGCTGCGGGCGGTGGGGGCGGTGGCGGCGGCGGTGGTGGTGGCGGCGGAGCGGCGCCGCTCTTCTCTGATGATGCCCACTGGGTTGCCTATGTGGTGAATCCGCCGGATCGTACCGGCGCGGCGGGTGCCGGTGCAGGGGGCGGTCGCGGTGGTCGCGGCGGTGCTCCCGCGACACCAGCTCCGGGCGGCCGTGGTGCTGCTAATGGCGCCGCAGCGGCCGGCGCGGCGCGGCACCTCGAACTACTGAATCTCGCCACCGGCGAAAAAATAAACTTCGCGAATCCCGCGACCTTCCGTTTTTCGAAAGGCTCAAAGATTCTCGCCGTACGCCTCAACAAAGCCGATCCGGCCGCCAAGCATAACGGCGCCGATCTACTGCTCCGCGACCTCGCGGCAGGCACCACGCGCAACATCGGCAACGTCAACGCCTACGAGTTCAACGAAGCCGGCGCATTCGTCGCGTACACCGTCGATGCCACCGACAAACAGGGCAATGGCATCTATCTGCTCAATCTGGCGACCGGTGAATCCAAGGCGATGCATAGTGCCACGGCCGACTACGATCAGCTCGCGTGGAACGACGACGGCACCGCACTCTCCGTACTGCGCGGCGAAAAGAAGTCCGACATGAAGCAGAAAGACAATGTCATCCTCGCCTGGCGCGGAGTGACTGGTGCGTCGCCGACCACGCTCGAATATGATCCCGCCAAAGACGCCGCCTTCCCCAAAGAACATGTGGTCAGCGAGTTCACCGCTCCGCGGTGGAGCAAAGACGGTTCACGCCTCTTCTTCGGCATCAAGGAACAAGAAAAGGAAGTCACCGCCGCCGATTCACTCAAGGCGAACGTCGACGTCTGGCACTGGAAGGACGCAGAAATTCAAAGCGTACAGATTGTGCGCGTGCAACAGGAACGTCGCGCCACCTATCCGGCCACCCTCCTTGTAGCCGGCAACAAGTTCGTCCGACTCGGCGATGAAGCCATGCGCACCGTCGCCAATACGCCAAATGGCAAATGGGGGCTCGGCCGACTCGACGCCCCGTACCGCGGTGAAGTGCAGTGGGGCGGCAACAAAGCCGACCTCATGCGCGTCAACGTCGAAACCGGTGAGCGCACGCTCATCGACAAAGGACTCACGCGCACCTACGGCACGAGCCCAGACAGCAAGTGGTTTCTCTATATCAAAGACAAGCACCTCAAGGCCTTCAATCTCGAAACCGCCAAGTCGGTCGACATCGACGCCATCGCTGGCGGCAAGAGCTTCATTGATACCGACGACGATCACCCATACGAAAAACCCATCTGGGGCGTCGGCGGCTGGGTGAAAGACGGCTCGGTGCTCCTCTACGACAAGTACGACATCTGGCAGGCCAATCCCGAGAGCGGCAAAGTCACCAACCTCACCAACGGCATCGGTAAGGCGCAGAACATCCAGTTCCGCGTCGTGCGGCTCACCGGTGGTCGTGGCGGGCGTGGTGGACGCGGCGGCGGCGGTGGAGCCGGCGCCGAAGATGAAGAAGGGCTCGATCTGGCAAAGCCGCTCACGCTCTCCGCATATGGCGAGTGGACCAAGAAGAGCGGCTACTGGACGGTGAGCGCCGGCAAGGCGCCCACGCCGTTGATCTGGGCGGACAAGTCCATCGCTGGCGCACAAAAGGCAGAGAACGCCGATCGCGTGCTCTTCACGCAGCAGACGTTCACTGAGTTTCCGGATCTCTGGACGAGCAGCACCGACTTTGCCAACGCCAAGAAGGTGACCGACGTCAATCCACAGCTCAGTGAGTTTGCGTGGGGCAAACGCATTCTCGTGGACTACACCAACTCCAAAGGCAAGAAACTCCAGGCGACCGTCACGCTGCCGGCCAATTACGAACCCGGCAAAAAATATCCGACGCTCGTCTACTTCTACGAAATGCTGTCCAACACGCACCACAATTTTTCGCAGCCAGTGTACGATGACCGCCCACACTTTAGCGCCTATGCGAGCAACGGCTATCTCGTCGTGCAGCCGGACATCGTCTACGAAACCGGAAAGCCTGGTTCAAGTGCGTTTGACTGCGTCACGGCCGCCGTCAAGAAAGTCATTGCGATGGGGCTCGCCGATCCCAAACACATTGGCCTGCAAGGCCACAGCTGGGGCGGCTACGAAACCAGCTTCATCCTGACGCAAACCGATATGTTCGCCACCGTCGTCACCGGCGCACCGCCAGCCAATCTCGTGAGCATGTACGACCAGCTCTACAAGCAGACCGGCACGGTCAATCACGGCATTTTTGAAATCGGCCAAGTGCGCATGGGCGACGGCAACACGCCGTGGACGGCGCGCGAGTTGTATGAGAGCCAGAGCCCGGTGCACAATGTGCGGAACATCAAAACTCCGTTCCTTATTCTGCAAGGTACCGACGACGGCGCCGTAGACTGGCTGCAGGGCGTCGAGTGGTATAACGCTGCGCGTCGCTGGGGAAAAGAAGTGGTCTTCCTCTCGTATCCTGGCGAACCGCACCACCTCGCCAAAAAAGAAAACCAAAAAGACTTCCAGCTCCGCATGAAGCAGTGGTTTGATCACTACCTCATGGGGAAGCCGGCCGCCAAGTGGATGACCGACGGCGTGCCGCAGACCAAGAAGGGCGGACCGCTGCAGTGA
- a CDS encoding right-handed parallel beta-helix repeat-containing protein, which produces MTRRPLVCALALFAVHALPVHQLPAQSRPVRPSVGLVVTHSTRVAPGTYRLPAGTSPDAAFITVRGHNITLDLTGVTLVGAPESADPDAAFATAIRVEAGDHIRLINGRARGFKFGIVARNTTQLSITGTDLSYNWKPRLFSLVEHESLTDWLSFHHNEKDEWLRFGAAIYLADVDSGSITNVRAEQGMNGLMMTRTNHLRVTHNNFSFNSGLGVGLYRSSDNLLANNRIDYDVRGYSHGVYRRGQDSAGILMFEQCLRNVVAYNSVTHGGDGLFIWAGQSTMDSGEGGVNDNIFVGNDFSYAPTNGMEATFSRNIFVGNRIAGSDHGLWGGYSYESIVAGNCFSDNRIAVAIEHGQLNTITHNRFDGDTIVFRLWADSIEPSDWGYPKKRDTKSHGYRIADNVFAGNNELFRVQNTTALDTVGNTRGQRTRRTVSRTVTAECTPTIPAPYAARVPALARITRAAPVSTDARRVRSAIIVDEWGPYDWRSPKLWPADSIHAPSPRLLTLGPAGNWMVLTRRGVATLSASSGSIGDTITVTPKPESANDWELTLEYTGAATISPRGEKLKAGTVQRFSFAHHEPRTNWSAKFYAWSDSTDPRTKTDAFAAQLTGAPLLEQSLTRLDLEWYRPTIKALPLTRWALEAITTLDVPTGDHTLRVISDDAVRVWIDGTLAIDHWTPHESMVDYAALTPGHHTVRVQYYQVDGWTELRVDVIRGTNRSRGSAGPH; this is translated from the coding sequence ATGACCCGACGCCCCCTCGTCTGCGCCCTCGCGCTGTTCGCCGTCCACGCGCTGCCGGTACACCAACTGCCCGCGCAGTCGCGCCCCGTGCGCCCCTCCGTCGGCCTCGTGGTCACCCACTCCACCCGCGTTGCGCCAGGCACGTACCGCCTGCCCGCGGGCACCTCCCCCGACGCGGCCTTCATTACCGTCCGCGGCCATAACATCACCCTCGACCTCACCGGCGTCACACTCGTCGGCGCTCCCGAATCGGCTGACCCCGACGCCGCCTTCGCCACCGCTATCCGCGTCGAAGCGGGCGACCACATACGCCTCATCAACGGTCGCGCCCGTGGCTTCAAGTTCGGCATCGTGGCTCGCAACACCACCCAACTCAGCATCACCGGCACCGACCTCAGCTATAACTGGAAACCGCGCCTCTTTTCCCTTGTTGAGCACGAAAGCCTTACCGACTGGCTCTCCTTCCATCACAACGAAAAAGACGAATGGCTCCGCTTCGGCGCCGCCATCTACCTCGCGGACGTCGACAGCGGCAGCATCACCAACGTCCGCGCCGAACAAGGGATGAACGGCCTGATGATGACGCGCACCAATCACCTGCGCGTGACCCACAACAACTTCTCCTTCAACTCGGGACTGGGCGTCGGCCTCTACCGCTCGAGCGACAACCTCCTCGCCAACAACCGCATCGACTACGACGTCCGCGGCTACAGCCACGGCGTCTACCGCCGCGGCCAAGACTCCGCGGGCATTCTCATGTTCGAGCAATGCCTCCGCAACGTGGTGGCATACAATTCCGTCACCCACGGCGGCGACGGGCTATTCATTTGGGCCGGGCAAAGCACCATGGACAGCGGCGAGGGTGGCGTCAACGACAACATTTTTGTCGGCAACGATTTCAGCTACGCGCCCACCAACGGTATGGAAGCCACCTTCAGCCGCAACATCTTTGTCGGCAATCGCATTGCCGGCAGCGATCACGGACTCTGGGGCGGCTACAGCTACGAAAGCATTGTCGCCGGAAATTGCTTTTCGGATAATCGCATTGCCGTCGCCATTGAACACGGTCAGCTCAACACCATCACCCACAATCGCTTTGACGGCGACACCATCGTCTTTCGCCTCTGGGCCGATTCCATCGAACCGTCCGACTGGGGCTATCCTAAAAAGCGCGACACCAAGAGCCACGGCTATCGCATAGCCGACAACGTCTTCGCCGGCAACAATGAACTGTTCCGCGTACAGAACACGACCGCACTCGACACCGTTGGCAACACACGCGGCCAGCGCACGCGCCGCACGGTGTCACGAACAGTTACCGCAGAGTGCACCCCCACCATCCCAGCGCCATACGCCGCGCGCGTGCCCGCGCTCGCGCGCATCACCCGCGCCGCGCCCGTCAGCACCGACGCGCGCCGAGTACGCAGCGCCATTATTGTGGACGAGTGGGGCCCCTACGACTGGCGCTCCCCCAAACTCTGGCCCGCCGACTCCATTCACGCACCCTCGCCGCGACTCCTCACACTCGGCCCCGCCGGAAACTGGATGGTCCTTACACGGCGCGGCGTGGCAACGCTCTCAGCGAGTAGCGGCAGCATCGGCGACACCATCACCGTTACGCCCAAACCCGAATCAGCCAACGACTGGGAACTCACCCTCGAATACACCGGCGCGGCCACCATCTCCCCGCGCGGTGAAAAGCTGAAGGCCGGCACGGTGCAGCGATTCAGCTTTGCGCACCACGAGCCGCGCACCAACTGGAGCGCCAAGTTCTATGCCTGGTCCGACTCCACCGACCCCCGCACCAAAACAGATGCATTCGCCGCACAGCTCACCGGCGCGCCGCTACTCGAGCAATCGCTCACGCGCCTCGATCTCGAGTGGTATCGCCCCACCATCAAAGCGCTCCCGCTCACACGCTGGGCACTCGAGGCCATCACCACGCTCGACGTACCGACGGGTGACCACACGCTCC